From Streptomyces asiaticus, one genomic window encodes:
- a CDS encoding LCP family protein, whose product MDAQGPGGAGDFDPADQWVFDPNTGNYELRLNPAETSADDTTELRRVTRSSSDDGTTGSEPRGRRRAAKREAEKEQAAGPVSRRKPKPKKSKTKKALYWGSGTLAFLLVGGSAAAYFVYQHLNNNISKVDVGENNAAVSDGPMNILLIGTDRRDGKGNEGYGDAGSVGHADTTLLFHVSEDRSNATVLSFPRDMITDIPDCTVKEDGRRKKIPGEDEVRFNTSLGQEGRDPGCTWQTVEKITGLEIDHFMMADFNAVKSMSTAVGGVDICLGKDINDPKSHLNLKKGRHTVKGEQALAFVRTRHAVGFGGDLDRIKLQQQFLSSLMRKMKASGTLTNPGKMWDLAQTATKALTVDTGIGTVSKLASLGKNLSKVDLKNVTFATVPVVDNTDGATVLLDKTKAEPLFSMVRQDVSLTEVKKKEKAAKNEQAGRLKGPKADPADVRVKVLNGSGQFGAAQETVDWMQNTEGMSRTSNGGNAPSELKKTTLEYAPNQADQARRLADSMGLPASAMKEGTKDAEPMAEMTLTLGADFKGAGTPISAPSKAPKDIQRVEADDKDVCAK is encoded by the coding sequence GTGGACGCGCAAGGCCCTGGCGGGGCGGGTGACTTCGACCCAGCCGATCAGTGGGTGTTCGACCCGAATACGGGCAACTACGAGCTGCGGCTGAATCCCGCCGAGACATCGGCGGACGACACCACGGAGCTGCGACGGGTCACCAGATCATCGAGCGATGACGGCACCACCGGCTCCGAGCCCAGAGGGCGTCGCCGCGCGGCCAAACGGGAGGCGGAGAAGGAGCAGGCGGCCGGCCCGGTCAGCCGTCGCAAGCCGAAGCCGAAGAAGTCGAAGACGAAGAAGGCGCTCTACTGGGGCAGCGGCACCCTGGCCTTCCTGCTGGTGGGCGGTTCGGCCGCGGCGTACTTCGTCTATCAGCACCTGAACAACAACATCAGCAAGGTGGACGTCGGCGAGAACAACGCCGCGGTCTCCGACGGCCCGATGAACATCCTGCTGATCGGCACCGACCGGCGGGACGGCAAGGGGAACGAGGGCTACGGCGACGCGGGTAGCGTCGGCCACGCCGACACCACCCTGCTGTTCCACGTCTCCGAGGACCGGTCGAACGCGACGGTGCTGAGCTTCCCGCGCGACATGATCACCGACATCCCGGACTGCACCGTGAAGGAAGACGGCCGGAGGAAGAAGATCCCGGGCGAGGACGAGGTGCGGTTCAACACCAGTCTGGGGCAGGAGGGTCGCGACCCCGGCTGCACCTGGCAGACGGTGGAGAAGATCACCGGGCTGGAGATCGACCACTTCATGATGGCCGACTTCAACGCGGTCAAGAGCATGTCCACGGCGGTCGGCGGGGTGGACATCTGCCTCGGCAAGGACATCAACGACCCCAAGTCGCACCTGAATCTGAAGAAGGGGCGGCACACGGTCAAGGGCGAGCAGGCCCTGGCGTTCGTCCGGACCCGGCACGCCGTCGGCTTCGGCGGCGACCTGGACCGGATCAAGCTCCAGCAGCAGTTCCTGAGCTCGCTGATGCGCAAGATGAAGGCCAGCGGGACGCTCACCAACCCGGGCAAGATGTGGGACCTGGCCCAGACGGCCACCAAGGCGCTCACCGTGGACACCGGGATCGGCACCGTCTCCAAGCTGGCCTCGCTGGGGAAGAACCTGAGCAAGGTCGATCTCAAGAACGTCACCTTCGCGACCGTTCCGGTCGTCGACAACACCGACGGTGCGACCGTGCTGCTCGACAAGACCAAGGCCGAGCCGCTCTTCTCCATGGTCCGGCAGGATGTCTCGCTGACCGAGGTCAAGAAGAAGGAGAAGGCGGCCAAGAACGAGCAGGCGGGGCGGCTGAAGGGGCCGAAGGCCGATCCCGCCGACGTCCGGGTCAAGGTGCTCAACGGCAGCGGGCAGTTCGGCGCCGCCCAGGAGACCGTCGACTGGATGCAGAACACCGAGGGGATGTCCCGCACCAGCAACGGCGGAAACGCTCCGTCAGAACTGAAGAAGACGACGCTGGAGTACGCTCCCAACCAGGCCGACCAGGCGCGTCGGCTGGCCGACAGCATGGGGCTGCCCGCCTCCGCCATGAAGGAAGGCACGAAGGACGCCGAGCCGATGGCGGAGATGACCCTGACGCTGGGCGCGGACTTCAAGGGCGCCGGCACACCGATCTCCGCCCCGTCGAAGGCGCCGAAGGACATTCAGAGGGTCGAGGCCGACGACAAGGACGTCTGCGCCAAGTGA
- a CDS encoding glycosyltransferase family 2 protein — protein MPPHQLPAVSVIMPVLNEERHLRNAVRHILEQEYDGEMEVVIALGPSTDRTDEIAAELVAEDPRVHTVPNPTGRTPAALNAAIKASRHPVVVRVDGHGMLSPDYIATAVRLLEETGAQNVGGLMHAEGENDWEKAVAAAMTSKIGVGNAAFHTGGEAAPAETVYLGVFRREALEQQGGYNEEFIRAQDWELNFRIREAGGLIWFSPELKVSYRPRPNVRALAKQYKDYGRWRHVVARFHQGSINLRYLAPPTAVVAIAAGIVVGAAVTPWGFVIPGGYLAAIVAGSLPAGKGLPVAARLRIPVALATMHMSWGWGFLTSPRALAKKVIASRRPAVMAP, from the coding sequence ATGCCCCCGCATCAGCTCCCGGCCGTCTCCGTGATCATGCCGGTGCTCAATGAGGAACGCCATCTGCGCAATGCCGTACGGCACATCCTGGAGCAGGAGTACGACGGTGAGATGGAGGTGGTGATCGCGCTCGGCCCGTCCACGGACCGCACCGACGAGATCGCCGCCGAACTGGTGGCGGAGGACCCCCGGGTGCATACGGTCCCCAACCCCACGGGCCGCACCCCCGCCGCCCTGAACGCGGCGATCAAGGCGTCCCGCCATCCGGTGGTGGTCCGGGTCGACGGCCACGGCATGCTCTCGCCCGACTACATCGCGACCGCCGTACGGCTCCTGGAGGAGACCGGCGCGCAGAACGTCGGCGGGCTCATGCACGCCGAGGGCGAGAACGACTGGGAGAAGGCCGTCGCCGCCGCCATGACCTCCAAGATCGGGGTCGGCAACGCGGCCTTCCACACCGGTGGTGAGGCGGCCCCCGCCGAGACCGTCTATCTGGGCGTCTTCCGGCGCGAGGCGCTGGAGCAGCAGGGCGGGTACAACGAGGAGTTCATCCGCGCCCAGGACTGGGAGCTGAACTTCCGGATCCGCGAGGCCGGCGGGCTGATCTGGTTCTCGCCCGAGCTGAAGGTCTCCTACCGGCCGCGGCCGAACGTGCGGGCCCTGGCCAAGCAGTACAAGGACTACGGCCGCTGGCGCCATGTGGTGGCCCGCTTCCACCAGGGCTCGATCAATCTGCGCTATCTCGCCCCGCCGACCGCCGTCGTCGCCATCGCGGCGGGCATCGTGGTGGGCGCGGCCGTCACCCCGTGGGGCTTCGTGATCCCCGGCGGCTATCTGGCCGCGATCGTCGCGGGCTCGCTCCCCGCGGGCAAGGGGCTTCCGGTGGCTGCCCGGCTGCGGATCCCGGTGGCGCTCGCGACCATGCACATGTCGTGGGGCTGGGGCTTTCTGACCAGTCCGCGGGCGCTCGCCAAGAAGGTCATCGCCAGCCGCCGCCCGGCGGTCATGGCGCCGTAG
- a CDS encoding acyl-CoA dehydrogenase: protein MTSSVNDFDLYRPSEEHDMLRDAVRSLAEAKIAPYAAEVDEEARFPQEALDALVANDLHAVHVPESYGGSGADALATVIVIEEVARVCASSSLIPAVNKLGSLPVILSGSEELKKKYLAPLAKGDAMFSYCLSEPDAGSDAAGMKTKAVRDGDFWVLNGVKRWITNAGVSEYYTVMAVTDPEKRSKGISAFVVEKSDPGVSFGAPEKKLGIKGSPTREVYLDNVRIPADRMIGAEGTGFATAMKTLDHTRITIAAQALGIAQGALDYAKGYVQERKQFGKPIGDFQGVQFMLADMAMKLEAARQLTYAAAARSERVSLGGGKEDLTFFGAAAKCYASDAAMEITTDAVQLLGGYGYTRDYPLERMMRDAKITQIYEGTNQVQRIVMARNLP, encoded by the coding sequence TTGACGTCCTCGGTGAACGACTTCGACCTGTACCGGCCGTCCGAAGAGCACGACATGCTCCGGGACGCCGTCCGCTCTCTCGCCGAGGCGAAGATAGCCCCTTACGCCGCCGAGGTCGACGAGGAGGCCCGGTTCCCCCAGGAGGCGCTGGACGCCCTGGTCGCGAACGATCTCCACGCGGTGCACGTCCCCGAGTCCTACGGCGGCTCGGGCGCGGACGCGCTGGCCACCGTGATCGTCATCGAGGAGGTCGCCCGGGTCTGCGCCTCCTCCTCCCTGATCCCCGCGGTCAACAAGCTGGGCTCGCTGCCGGTCATCCTCTCCGGCTCCGAGGAGCTGAAGAAGAAGTACCTGGCCCCGCTCGCCAAGGGCGACGCGATGTTCTCGTACTGTCTCTCCGAGCCGGACGCGGGCTCGGACGCGGCCGGGATGAAGACCAAGGCGGTCCGCGACGGCGACTTCTGGGTGCTCAACGGCGTCAAGCGCTGGATCACCAACGCCGGGGTCTCCGAGTACTACACGGTGATGGCCGTCACCGACCCCGAGAAGCGCTCCAAGGGCATCTCCGCCTTCGTCGTCGAGAAGTCCGACCCGGGCGTCTCCTTCGGCGCCCCGGAGAAGAAGCTCGGCATCAAGGGCTCCCCGACCCGCGAGGTCTACCTCGACAACGTCCGCATCCCCGCCGACCGGATGATCGGCGCCGAGGGCACCGGCTTCGCCACCGCCATGAAGACCCTCGACCACACCCGGATCACCATCGCCGCCCAGGCCCTCGGCATCGCCCAGGGCGCGCTCGACTACGCCAAGGGGTACGTCCAGGAGCGCAAGCAGTTCGGCAAGCCGATCGGTGACTTCCAGGGCGTCCAGTTCATGCTCGCCGACATGGCGATGAAGCTGGAGGCCGCCCGGCAGCTCACCTACGCGGCGGCGGCCCGGTCCGAGCGGGTGTCCCTCGGCGGCGGCAAGGAGGACCTGACGTTCTTCGGCGCCGCGGCCAAGTGCTACGCCTCCGACGCCGCGATGGAGATCACCACGGACGCCGTCCAGCTGCTCGGCGGCTACGGCTACACCCGTGACTACCCGCTCGAGCGGATGATGCGCGACGCCAAGATCACGCAGATCTACGAGGGCACCAACCAGGTTCAGCGCATCGTGATGGCAAGGAACCTTCCGTAG
- a CDS encoding LCP family protein, with protein MSEWPQGWSGDGSGRYGRGSGSAEPEGARAMPQVRRGAPGAGGPPPYDEPPLPPGLSPHGTVPRQQPSQGYDDYDDGYNTGQVYGRGNGGPGGGDHGPGGPGGPGGPGGRGPRPVRPKNWKRRITIGLVTLIVLLLAVGIGTYIWADSKLRNEVDLSKVEDRPGGGKGTNYLIVGSDSREGMSDEDKKKLHTGSAQGRRTDSMILLHVGENGNTMISLPRDSWVTIPAFTGSESGNRIPQSQNKLNASYSSEGPGLLVRTIEYNTGLKIDHYAEIGFDGFANLVDGVGGVDIDVPQDMKDKKSGNDLKKGKQTLNGQQALAFVRQRYGLAGGDLDRTKNQQKFLSALANKAASPSTIMNPFKLYPTMGAGLDNLVVDKDMSLWDVKDMFFAMKSVSGGDGKQMNMPISNPGLATSKGSAVQWDMAKVKQLMSELKNDDKVTVSSN; from the coding sequence ATGAGCGAATGGCCCCAGGGATGGTCCGGCGACGGTAGCGGCCGGTACGGACGTGGTAGCGGCAGCGCCGAGCCGGAGGGGGCTCGCGCGATGCCACAGGTGAGGCGCGGCGCGCCCGGTGCGGGCGGTCCACCGCCGTACGACGAGCCGCCGCTGCCGCCCGGCCTCTCGCCGCACGGCACCGTTCCGCGGCAGCAGCCGTCCCAGGGCTATGACGACTACGACGACGGTTACAACACCGGTCAGGTCTACGGCCGCGGCAACGGCGGACCGGGCGGCGGCGACCATGGCCCCGGTGGCCCCGGTGGCCCCGGTGGCCCCGGCGGCCGCGGCCCGCGCCCGGTGAGGCCGAAGAACTGGAAGCGCCGGATAACCATCGGCCTGGTCACCCTGATCGTCCTGCTGCTCGCCGTCGGCATCGGCACCTACATCTGGGCCGACTCCAAGCTCCGCAACGAGGTGGACCTGAGCAAGGTCGAGGACCGGCCGGGCGGCGGCAAGGGCACCAACTACCTGATCGTCGGTTCGGACAGCCGCGAGGGCATGTCCGACGAGGACAAGAAGAAGCTGCACACCGGCTCGGCCCAGGGTCGGCGCACCGACTCCATGATCCTTCTCCATGTCGGTGAGAACGGCAACACCATGATCAGCCTCCCGCGTGACTCCTGGGTCACCATCCCGGCCTTCACCGGCTCGGAGAGCGGCAATCGGATCCCGCAGAGCCAGAACAAGCTGAACGCCTCGTACTCCTCCGAGGGCCCCGGACTGCTGGTCCGCACGATCGAGTACAACACCGGTCTGAAGATCGACCACTACGCGGAGATCGGCTTCGACGGCTTCGCCAACCTGGTGGACGGCGTCGGCGGCGTCGACATCGACGTCCCGCAGGACATGAAGGACAAGAAGTCCGGCAATGACCTGAAGAAGGGCAAGCAGACGCTGAACGGCCAGCAGGCGCTCGCCTTCGTCCGGCAGCGCTACGGCCTCGCGGGCGGCGACCTGGACCGCACCAAGAACCAGCAGAAGTTCCTGTCCGCGCTGGCCAACAAGGCGGCCTCGCCGAGCACGATCATGAACCCGTTCAAGCTCTACCCGACGATGGGCGCCGGCCTGGACAACCTGGTCGTCGACAAGGACATGAGCCTGTGGGACGTGAAGGACATGTTCTTCGCGATGAAGAGCGTCTCCGGCGGCGACGGCAAGCAGATGAACATGCCGATCTCCAACCCCGGCCTGGCCACCTCCAAGGGCAGCGCGGTGCAGTGGGACATGGCGAAGGTCAAGCAGCTGATGAGCGAGCTGAAGAACGACGACAAGGTCACCGTCTCCAGCAACTGA
- a CDS encoding LCP family protein: MRESSVRGERGRRATVPEPRENGEDDSPPEGEGPASHGAGRRPGGQGRPKRSRGVRILRWTALTLAVLVLGAAGAGYFYYEHLNGNLKKEALDLGDSKIGKPEPNAAGQTPLNILLIGSDSRNTAENVKLGGAKQDADRKPLGDVQMLVHVSADRSNMSVVSIPRDTRVTIPQCTDPHDGTVYPKTEGAINQSLQHGGPGCTVATWKELTGVYIDHFMMIDFSGVVSMADAIGGVPVCVDNNVYSHDSKGHGSGLKLTKGTHNVKGVQALQWLRTRYGFEDNSDIGRAKAQHMYMTSMIRQLKSGTKLSDPGKLMDLAEAATDALTVDHGLGTVKKLYDLGNDFKRVPTKRTTMITMPWEYGGGGEYVLPKPGDAEQTFSLLRNDISLDGRDKKKPDATPAPTAPKEQIPVVVQNGTASTVLGPVSGRAAVITSELARLGYAKATANTMLISQADTTVLYPDEPRQGDALAVAKALKLPKSAVKASKSVREITLVVGNDWREGTAYPKAAADDGDKTPKSADALNGEEKGCMKVNAGYSF, from the coding sequence ATGCGGGAGAGCAGTGTGCGGGGGGAGAGAGGGCGGCGGGCCACCGTTCCCGAACCACGTGAAAACGGTGAGGACGACAGCCCGCCGGAAGGGGAGGGCCCCGCGTCGCACGGCGCGGGGCGCCGGCCGGGTGGTCAGGGGCGGCCGAAGCGGAGCCGCGGGGTGCGGATCCTGCGCTGGACCGCCCTGACGCTGGCCGTGCTGGTGCTGGGCGCGGCCGGCGCCGGATATTTCTACTACGAACACCTGAACGGCAATCTGAAGAAGGAGGCTCTGGACCTCGGCGACAGCAAGATCGGCAAGCCCGAGCCCAACGCCGCCGGACAGACCCCCCTCAACATCCTGCTCATCGGCTCCGACAGCCGGAACACCGCGGAGAACGTCAAGCTGGGCGGCGCCAAGCAGGACGCGGACCGCAAGCCGCTGGGCGATGTGCAGATGCTGGTGCACGTCTCGGCCGACCGCAGCAACATGTCGGTGGTCAGCATCCCGCGCGACACCCGGGTGACCATCCCCCAGTGCACCGATCCGCACGACGGCACGGTGTATCCGAAGACCGAGGGAGCCATCAACCAGTCGCTCCAGCACGGCGGCCCGGGCTGCACGGTCGCCACCTGGAAGGAGCTCACCGGCGTCTACATCGATCACTTCATGATGATCGACTTCTCCGGAGTGGTCTCCATGGCGGACGCCATCGGCGGCGTCCCGGTGTGCGTGGACAACAACGTCTACTCGCATGACAGCAAGGGCCATGGCTCCGGGCTGAAGCTGACCAAGGGCACCCACAACGTCAAGGGCGTCCAGGCCCTCCAGTGGCTGCGCACCCGCTACGGCTTCGAGGACAACAGCGACATCGGCCGGGCCAAGGCCCAGCACATGTATATGACGTCGATGATCCGCCAGCTGAAGTCGGGCACCAAGCTCAGCGACCCGGGCAAGCTGATGGACCTCGCGGAGGCCGCCACCGACGCGCTGACCGTCGACCACGGCCTCGGGACCGTCAAGAAGCTGTACGACCTGGGCAATGACTTCAAGCGGGTGCCGACCAAGCGCACCACGATGATCACCATGCCCTGGGAGTACGGCGGCGGCGGGGAGTACGTACTGCCCAAGCCGGGCGACGCCGAGCAGACCTTCTCGCTGCTGCGCAACGACATAAGCCTGGACGGCAGGGACAAGAAGAAGCCCGACGCCACCCCGGCGCCCACCGCGCCCAAGGAGCAGATCCCGGTGGTGGTGCAGAACGGCACCGCGAGCACCGTCCTGGGGCCGGTCTCCGGCCGGGCGGCGGTCATCACCTCCGAGCTGGCGCGGCTGGGCTACGCCAAGGCCACCGCGAACACGATGCTCATCTCGCAGGCCGACACCACCGTCCTCTACCCGGACGAGCCCCGGCAGGGCGACGCCCTGGCCGTGGCCAAGGCGCTGAAGCTGCCGAAGTCCGCGGTGAAGGCGTCGAAGTCGGTGCGGGAGATCACCCTGGTGGTCGGCAACGACTGGCGCGAGGGCACCGCCTATCCGAAGGCGGCGGCGGACGACGGCGACAAGACGCCCAAGAGCGCGGACGCGCTCAACGGCGAGGAGAAGGGCTGTATGAAGGTCAACGCGGGCTACTCCTTCTGA
- a CDS encoding acyl-CoA thioesterase → MTKQAQGAEPELPGKPTSASRTTLSHIMTGSDTNLLGTVHGGVIMKLVDDAAGAVAGRHSEGPAVTASMDEMAFLEPVRVGDLVHVKAQVNWTGRSSMEIGVRVLAERWNESTPATQVGSAYLVFAAVDGDGKPRPVPPVIPESERDKRRYQEAEIRRTHRLARRRAIKELRAQRTAGRADDTTEGADRP, encoded by the coding sequence ATGACCAAACAGGCCCAGGGTGCGGAACCGGAGCTTCCGGGAAAGCCCACCTCCGCCTCTCGTACCACGCTGTCACACATCATGACCGGCAGTGACACCAATCTCCTCGGCACCGTCCACGGCGGCGTGATCATGAAGCTGGTGGACGACGCCGCCGGAGCGGTCGCCGGACGCCACTCCGAGGGGCCCGCGGTCACCGCGTCGATGGACGAGATGGCCTTCCTCGAACCGGTCAGGGTCGGCGACCTCGTCCATGTGAAGGCCCAGGTCAACTGGACCGGCCGGTCCTCCATGGAGATCGGGGTGCGGGTGCTGGCCGAGCGGTGGAACGAGTCCACGCCCGCCACCCAGGTGGGCAGCGCCTATCTGGTCTTCGCCGCCGTCGACGGCGACGGCAAGCCCCGGCCCGTGCCCCCGGTCATCCCGGAGAGCGAGCGGGACAAGCGGCGCTACCAGGAGGCCGAGATCCGCCGGACCCACCGGCTGGCCCGCCGTCGCGCGATCAAGGAACTCCGCGCCCAGCGCACCGCCGGGCGCGCCGACGACACCACCGAGGGCGCCGACCGGCCGTGA
- a CDS encoding LCP family protein — protein MSAPARSPRPSRPRSRRPRWGLRLATGGACLVLAVSGIGHLLVRELDSGIHRVDAFGGLDNRPKSTGGGVNFLVVGTDGREKITPREKALYRLGGAPCRCTDTIMLMHLSGDHRRVSAVSLPRDSYARIPAYTDATGKRHPSHPRKLNAAYAEGGPSLTVRTVEHLTGVHIDHYLEVDFTSFMKTVDVLGGVKICTARPLKDDHTGLDLPAGTHVLNGGQALQYVRSRHVDGTSDLGRIQRQQRFMAAVVHQTTAGRILLNPVRFNRVAGALLGSVRADHGFSAEDLVALGRAMSGVTPASSEFASVPVVLPGVPVKGAGSTLRWNRAKAERLFTTLRADRPLVTHRPKRVRATPVDVDPARIRVHVLNGTNTTGLARRADRALHATGFAATGSPADAATADVRHTVIAYDPIWDRSVRSLAAALPGARLKPVVGQGAVMEITIGADYKGVRPVRVEAPKTDTAGFGAVTGDEVVCPEGGATRSL, from the coding sequence GTGAGTGCACCGGCCCGATCGCCGCGCCCGTCGCGCCCCCGCTCCCGCCGCCCCCGCTGGGGGCTGCGGCTGGCCACGGGCGGCGCCTGTCTGGTGCTGGCGGTCAGCGGTATCGGGCATCTGCTGGTCAGGGAGCTCGATTCCGGAATCCACCGGGTGGATGCCTTCGGCGGCCTGGACAACCGGCCGAAGAGCACCGGCGGGGGCGTCAACTTCCTCGTGGTCGGCACGGACGGACGGGAGAAGATCACACCTCGGGAGAAGGCGCTGTACCGGCTGGGCGGAGCCCCCTGCCGCTGCACCGACACGATCATGCTGATGCATCTGTCGGGCGACCACCGCCGGGTCAGCGCGGTCAGCCTGCCCCGCGACTCGTACGCCAGGATCCCCGCGTACACCGACGCCACCGGCAAGCGCCATCCGAGCCATCCGCGGAAGCTCAACGCCGCGTACGCCGAGGGCGGGCCGAGTCTGACCGTGCGCACCGTGGAGCATCTGACCGGCGTCCATATCGACCACTACCTCGAGGTGGACTTCACCAGCTTCATGAAGACGGTCGATGTGCTCGGCGGGGTGAAGATCTGCACCGCGCGGCCGCTCAAGGACGACCACACCGGTCTCGACCTGCCGGCCGGCACCCATGTGCTGAACGGCGGCCAGGCGTTGCAGTACGTCCGCTCCCGGCATGTGGACGGCACCTCCGACCTGGGCCGGATCCAGCGGCAGCAGCGCTTCATGGCCGCCGTGGTCCACCAGACCACGGCCGGGCGCATCCTGCTCAACCCGGTGCGGTTCAACCGGGTGGCCGGGGCGCTGCTGGGCTCGGTCCGCGCGGACCACGGCTTCAGCGCGGAGGACCTGGTCGCCCTGGGGCGGGCGATGAGCGGGGTCACCCCCGCGTCCTCGGAGTTCGCCTCGGTCCCGGTGGTGCTGCCCGGTGTGCCGGTGAAGGGGGCCGGCTCCACGCTCCGCTGGAACCGGGCCAAGGCCGAGCGGCTCTTCACCACCCTCCGCGCGGACCGGCCGCTCGTCACCCACCGCCCGAAGCGTGTCCGGGCCACCCCGGTGGACGTGGACCCGGCCCGGATCCGGGTGCATGTGCTCAACGGCACCAATACGACGGGGCTCGCCCGCCGCGCGGACCGCGCGCTGCACGCCACCGGATTCGCCGCCACCGGCTCCCCCGCCGACGCCGCGACCGCCGACGTCCGGCACACGGTGATCGCGTACGACCCCATCTGGGACCGCTCGGTGCGCTCGCTCGCGGCCGCGCTCCCCGGGGCCCGGCTGAAGCCGGTGGTCGGGCAGGGCGCGGTGATGGAGATCACGATCGGCGCGGACTACAAGGGCGTACGGCCGGTCCGGGTCGAGGCGCCGAAGACCGACACCGCCGGGTTCGGTGCCGTCACCGGCGACGAGGTCGTCTGCCCCGAGGGCGGCGCCACCCGCTCCCTCTGA